A portion of the Pagrus major chromosome 8, Pma_NU_1.0 genome contains these proteins:
- the anapc13 gene encoding anaphase-promoting complex subunit 13, translating to MDSEIQRDGRVLDLTDDAWREDRLPYEDVTIPLSELPEAEQDNGGSTESVKEQEMKWTDLALQSLHENTPSTGS from the exons ATGGACAGTGAAATCCAACGAGATGGGAGAGTCCTGGACCTCACTGATGATGCCTGGAGGGAGGACAGACTGCCGTATGAAGATGTCACCATCCCTCTG AGTGAACTGCCTGAGGCTGAGCAGGACAACGGAGGATCCACAGAGTCTGTGAAAGAACAAGAAATGAAGTGGACGGACCTCGCTCTGCAGAGCCTGCATGAAAACACACCGAGCACCGGGAGCTGA